Proteins from a single region of Abyssalbus ytuae:
- the sprA gene encoding cell surface protein SprA, whose amino-acid sequence MKTANKSKSISYLQKVFFVLFFLTGSFLVFSQEEQEEVQDSTKTGASLGRIELKNPDNIISKYTYDPLLDRYIYTESVADFDISYPVILTPEQYYDLILKESMRDYFKDKTDAISGNKEGSEEARKNLLPQFYVNSNFFETIFGGNTIEVIPQGSVAMDLGIRLQKNDNPALSPRNRSNLSFDFDQRISLSMLGKVGTKLQITANYDTEATFDFQNLIKLEYTPTEDDILQKIEVGNVSMPLNSSLINGAQSLFGVKTQLKFGKTTVTGVFSEQRSQSRNIVAQGGGTINEYEILALDYDEDRHFFLSHFFRDQYDTALENYPFIRSQVQITRIEVWVTNRTQSTNNVRNIVGIQDLGEPVPENTRIYIQTGQNPPAGFFNNPSNLLPRNNANDYNPLGIDGTEDSVLTPAIRDVATVESGFGSLSSQVNQGFDYAFLENARKLEQGTDFTLNTQLGYISLNQRLSSDEVLGVAYQYTYAGEVYQVGEFANDGVNATEYTETNGVVTAVNSQSLVLKLLKSNITNVSDPIWDLMMKNIYATGAFQLLQEDFKLNILYTDPSPVNYISPVDEATWPDGLEEQILLDVFNFDRLNVYNDPQNGGDGFFDYISGTTVDPQNGRIIFTKVEPFGEYLYERLGGGTFYESSEVVYNQNANPNQLKYVFRNMYQSTKADAYEDSDKNKFLLKGKYKSEGGTGIPLGAFNVPRGSVKVTAGGRVLQEGIDYTVNYQAGTVQILDESLQASNVPINVSVENNAVFGQQTRRFMGVNVEHQFNENFMIGATLLNLKERPLTQKANFGVEPVNNTIFGFNGNFSTEVPFLTRLVNKLPNIDTDAPSNLSVRGEFAYLIPGSPKAADFEGETTSYLDDFEGAQSLIDIRTPLAWSLASVPLEFYNDTYSQPDDPGYLESGYQRAKLAWYTIDPIFYTGQRPGGISDNDVSLNATRRIFIDEIFPEVDIAQGQTTVQSTLDLAYYPNRKGPYNNNTNSDFSSDVQNNWGGIMRPLTSTNFEQSNVEYIQFWMLDPYYLDGPLPTQGGELIFNLGNISEDILKDGLKQFENGLPGTGTSITRQSAWGEVPSGQSLVYAFDADNANRNAQDIGFDGLNDAEESSIYTNNGGTDPALDNYQYYLNAQGSVLERYLNYNNTEGNSPITVTNTNRGSTTIPDVEDVDRDLTMNTVNSYFEYRIPVSANTTKYVTDTKIVRVSTPDNNEYSVRWLQFKVPVKSYDEAVGGITDLRSVSFMRMYLTGFNEDVVLRFATLDLVRGDWRSYTKALNEEIGIDENVNVDVSAVNIQENEDRIPIAYILPRGVRREQLNNNNTIINVNEQSLAFSICELEPEDSKAVFKNVNIDLRQYKKIKMFIHAEAKVNPDNPGGQPDNLNDGELIGFLRLGTDFDQNYYQIEVPLSPTPYSTGIVNRLSAEAVWPVENDIDVSLDVLSKIKAIVLENQDMDPSEANFFDKDLNTIGEFSSLQVTSQDKNYRYGIKGNPSLGNIRSIMVGVKNGNQGGGDDVCGEVWFNELRVAELDNKGGWASIAALDANLADFANVSATGRISTIGFGDIEDTPNERSREKAVQYSVNTNVNLGQLLPPEWGIQLPLNYSISEELITPEFDPLYQDLKLQDRIDAAETQEQKDQIRERAEDYTKRTSINFIGIRKNRAAEKKPHFYDVENFTLNYAYNELNHRDFEIERLTDQNVRAGVTYSYNFRPAEIEPFKKNDSIFRSKYWKWLKDLNLNVLPASISFNSNITRSLNRQSFRQVTDSDINSEDFIVPELQQRNYLFDWQYAINYNLTKSLRFNFTASNNFIVKNYFIEDEEGNLIINKDLGLWSGFFDTGDPNRHAQELQVNYELPLEKIPFLSFINGTYAYTSNFDWQRGSDVLNDIAGENLNTVQNAATHNLTTSLTMDRLYSYLGFVKKGSQKNKRSLQRPNPTMPARTVKTDKNAKSSKDNIGIKIYNTAVDVFGMIKRINVSYTKNSGIVLPGYLRSPGFIGTIKPSLGFVFGSQADVRYEAAKKGWLTTFDEFNQQYTQREATQLNISANAQPMKDLTIDFVANRQYSESYTENFSVTNGVYTPLTPNTYGDFSISAFMLKTAFKKSDANNSETFDEFRNNRLTIAQRLAGEPIDPNADFPTGYGATNQAVLLPAFVAAYTGQDAENVKLGAFRDVPIPNWTIKYTGLMNIDWFQKKFRRFSLTHGYRSSYSINSFRTNLTKLQADATPTTTDDFDDSGNYLNENLYSNVTLVEQFNPLLKVDFEMKNSINVQAEIKKDRALSMSFDNNLLTEVNGKEYIIGLGYRFKDVRITTNMGGNKTTLKGDLNLKADLSLRDNITIIRNLDINTNQITSGQNVWTLKFTADYALNKNLTALFFYDHTFSEFKVSTAFPQTTIRSGITLRYNFGN is encoded by the coding sequence TTGAAAACAGCTAACAAATCTAAATCAATATCATACCTCCAAAAGGTATTTTTTGTTTTATTTTTTTTAACAGGAAGTTTTTTAGTTTTTTCCCAGGAAGAACAGGAAGAAGTTCAGGATAGTACCAAAACAGGTGCTTCTTTGGGAAGAATTGAACTGAAGAACCCTGACAATATTATTTCAAAATATACATACGACCCGCTTCTTGACAGATATATTTATACAGAATCTGTAGCCGATTTTGATATCAGCTATCCTGTAATTTTAACTCCCGAACAATATTATGACCTCATACTTAAAGAAAGTATGAGAGATTATTTTAAAGATAAAACCGATGCTATTTCAGGAAATAAGGAAGGTAGTGAAGAAGCCCGCAAAAATTTGTTGCCCCAGTTTTATGTAAATTCCAATTTTTTTGAAACTATCTTTGGCGGGAATACAATTGAAGTTATTCCGCAAGGGTCGGTGGCAATGGATCTTGGTATCAGGCTACAGAAAAATGATAACCCTGCCCTTTCCCCCAGAAATAGAAGTAACCTTTCCTTTGATTTTGATCAGAGAATAAGTTTGAGTATGTTGGGTAAAGTGGGGACTAAACTCCAAATAACAGCCAATTATGATACTGAAGCTACGTTTGACTTTCAAAATCTTATCAAATTAGAATACACCCCTACCGAAGACGATATACTTCAAAAAATAGAAGTAGGGAATGTTAGTATGCCTCTTAACAGTTCCTTAATTAACGGAGCTCAGAGCCTGTTTGGGGTTAAAACACAATTAAAGTTTGGTAAAACCACCGTAACAGGGGTGTTTTCCGAACAGCGGTCTCAAAGCCGTAATATTGTTGCCCAGGGTGGGGGAACAATAAATGAGTATGAAATACTTGCTTTAGACTATGATGAAGACAGACACTTTTTCTTATCTCATTTTTTCAGGGATCAGTATGATACAGCTTTAGAAAATTATCCGTTTATCAGAAGTCAGGTTCAAATTACGCGTATTGAAGTATGGGTAACCAACAGGACCCAAAGCACGAACAATGTAAGAAATATTGTTGGTATTCAGGATTTAGGAGAGCCGGTTCCCGAAAATACCAGAATTTATATCCAAACCGGACAAAATCCGCCGGCTGGTTTTTTTAACAATCCTTCCAATCTTTTACCACGTAATAATGCTAACGATTATAATCCTCTGGGTATTGACGGTACGGAAGATTCTGTTTTAACCCCAGCAATAAGAGATGTGGCTACAGTAGAATCCGGATTCGGTTCTTTAAGCAGCCAGGTTAACCAGGGTTTTGATTATGCTTTTTTGGAAAATGCACGGAAACTGGAACAGGGAACAGACTTCACCTTAAATACTCAATTAGGTTACATTTCACTAAATCAGAGATTAAGCAGCGATGAAGTACTCGGAGTTGCATATCAGTACACTTATGCAGGTGAGGTTTATCAGGTAGGAGAGTTTGCAAACGATGGGGTAAATGCTACAGAATATACCGAGACTAACGGAGTAGTTACAGCAGTAAATTCTCAAAGCCTTGTCCTTAAGTTGCTAAAAAGCAATATAACAAATGTAAGTGATCCTATTTGGGATTTAATGATGAAAAATATTTATGCGACAGGAGCTTTTCAGTTATTGCAGGAAGATTTCAAACTTAACATCTTGTACACTGATCCGTCACCGGTAAATTATATTTCTCCTGTTGATGAAGCTACCTGGCCGGACGGACTGGAAGAGCAAATACTTTTAGATGTATTTAACTTTGACCGTTTGAATGTATACAACGACCCTCAAAACGGAGGTGATGGTTTTTTTGATTATATCTCCGGTACAACTGTAGACCCTCAGAATGGGAGGATTATTTTCACAAAAGTTGAGCCATTTGGAGAATATTTATACGAACGTTTAGGTGGAGGTACTTTTTATGAAAGTAGTGAAGTTGTTTACAATCAAAATGCTAATCCCAACCAGTTAAAATATGTTTTTCGTAATATGTATCAAAGTACAAAAGCCGATGCTTATGAAGACAGTGATAAGAACAAGTTTTTGTTAAAAGGAAAATATAAATCCGAAGGAGGGACGGGAATTCCTTTAGGTGCGTTTAATGTTCCGCGAGGATCGGTAAAAGTTACTGCAGGAGGACGAGTACTTCAGGAAGGGATTGATTATACCGTTAATTATCAGGCCGGAACAGTTCAGATCTTAGATGAAAGCCTCCAGGCCTCTAATGTTCCTATAAATGTATCTGTCGAAAATAATGCGGTTTTTGGGCAACAAACCCGCAGATTTATGGGCGTTAATGTAGAACACCAATTTAATGAAAACTTTATGATTGGGGCTACATTGTTAAACTTAAAAGAAAGGCCTCTTACACAAAAAGCAAATTTTGGTGTTGAACCGGTTAACAATACCATTTTTGGCTTTAACGGCAATTTTTCTACTGAGGTTCCTTTTTTAACTAGGCTAGTAAATAAATTGCCGAATATTGATACCGATGCCCCTTCCAATCTATCCGTAAGGGGAGAATTTGCCTATTTAATTCCCGGCTCGCCAAAAGCAGCCGATTTTGAAGGCGAAACCACCTCTTATCTTGATGATTTTGAAGGTGCCCAATCGCTTATTGATATCAGGACCCCTTTAGCCTGGTCACTGGCAAGTGTTCCGTTAGAGTTTTATAATGACACCTACTCGCAACCTGATGATCCCGGCTATTTGGAAAGCGGTTATCAAAGGGCAAAACTTGCATGGTATACAATTGATCCTATTTTTTATACGGGACAGAGACCTGGTGGAATCTCAGATAATGATGTTTCGTTAAATGCGACAAGAAGAATCTTCATAGACGAAATTTTTCCTGAAGTTGATATCGCTCAGGGGCAAACAACAGTACAGTCTACCTTAGACCTTGCATATTACCCTAATAGAAAAGGGCCTTACAATAATAATACAAATTCAGATTTTTCATCAGATGTTCAAAATAACTGGGGCGGTATTATGAGGCCGTTAACCAGCACCAATTTTGAACAGTCAAATGTTGAATATATTCAATTTTGGATGTTGGATCCGTATTATCTTGATGGGCCGTTGCCTACCCAGGGAGGAGAACTTATTTTTAATTTAGGTAATATATCTGAAGATATTTTAAAAGATGGTTTAAAACAGTTTGAAAACGGTCTGCCAGGTACAGGCACCTCTATTACACGGCAATCAGCATGGGGAGAAGTGCCTTCGGGGCAATCACTGGTGTATGCATTTGATGCTGATAATGCCAACAGGAACGCCCAGGATATTGGATTTGACGGGTTAAATGATGCAGAGGAAAGTTCAATATACACCAATAATGGTGGTACAGACCCTGCTTTGGATAATTATCAATATTATTTAAACGCACAAGGTTCTGTTTTAGAAAGATACTTAAATTATAACAACACAGAAGGTAACTCTCCCATTACAGTTACCAACACCAACAGGGGGTCAACAACAATCCCGGACGTAGAAGATGTAGACAGGGACCTTACCATGAATACGGTAAACAGTTATTTTGAATATCGTATTCCGGTATCTGCCAATACAACCAAATACGTAACAGACACAAAAATAGTAAGAGTAAGTACTCCTGATAATAATGAGTACTCTGTAAGATGGTTACAGTTTAAAGTACCGGTTAAAAGTTATGACGAAGCGGTAGGAGGAATTACCGATTTACGTTCGGTGAGTTTTATGCGTATGTATCTCACAGGTTTTAATGAAGATGTAGTATTACGGTTTGCTACTTTAGATTTGGTCAGGGGGGATTGGAGATCATATACCAAGGCATTAAATGAAGAAATAGGAATTGATGAAAATGTGAATGTAGATGTAAGCGCAGTTAACATTCAGGAGAATGAAGACAGAATTCCGATAGCCTATATATTGCCCAGGGGAGTAAGGCGCGAACAACTGAATAATAATAACACCATAATAAATGTAAATGAACAATCCTTGGCTTTTTCAATTTGTGAGTTAGAACCTGAGGACTCAAAAGCTGTATTTAAAAATGTAAATATCGATTTAAGGCAGTATAAAAAAATAAAAATGTTCATTCACGCTGAAGCTAAAGTTAACCCCGATAACCCCGGAGGCCAGCCGGATAATTTAAATGATGGGGAGCTTATTGGTTTTTTACGACTTGGAACCGATTTTGACCAAAACTATTACCAGATTGAAGTGCCTTTATCTCCAACTCCTTATAGTACAGGAATAGTAAACAGGCTATCGGCCGAAGCTGTGTGGCCTGTAGAAAATGATATAGATGTCAGTTTGGATGTATTGTCTAAAATTAAGGCAATCGTGCTTGAAAATCAGGATATGGATCCTTCAGAGGCAAACTTTTTTGATAAAGACTTAAACACCATTGGCGAGTTTAGTAGTCTGCAGGTAACATCTCAAGATAAAAATTATAGGTACGGAATAAAAGGTAATCCTTCTCTTGGAAATATTCGCTCCATTATGGTAGGGGTTAAAAACGGAAACCAGGGTGGGGGTGATGATGTTTGTGGGGAAGTATGGTTTAATGAATTGAGAGTGGCTGAGCTGGATAACAAGGGAGGATGGGCTTCCATTGCAGCCCTTGATGCCAATTTAGCCGATTTTGCAAACGTATCGGCAACAGGTAGAATAAGCACTATTGGTTTTGGGGATATAGAAGATACTCCCAATGAAAGAAGCAGGGAAAAAGCAGTTCAGTATAGTGTAAACACAAATGTAAACTTAGGTCAGTTATTGCCACCTGAATGGGGCATTCAATTACCACTTAATTATTCAATTTCAGAAGAATTAATTACCCCTGAGTTTGACCCTCTCTATCAGGATTTAAAATTACAGGACAGAATTGATGCTGCAGAAACCCAGGAACAAAAAGATCAGATAAGAGAAAGAGCCGAAGATTATACCAAGCGTACCAGTATTAATTTTATAGGAATAAGAAAAAACAGGGCTGCAGAAAAAAAGCCACATTTTTATGATGTGGAGAACTTCACCTTAAATTATGCATATAATGAGCTTAATCACAGGGATTTTGAAATTGAGAGGTTAACCGACCAGAATGTACGTGCGGGGGTAACATATAGCTATAATTTCAGGCCTGCAGAAATTGAACCTTTTAAAAAGAACGATTCTATTTTTAGAAGCAAATACTGGAAATGGCTCAAAGATTTGAATCTTAACGTTTTACCAGCCAGTATTTCATTCAATTCTAACATTACCCGTAGTTTAAACAGGCAAAGTTTCAGGCAGGTAACCGATTCTGATATAAACTCCGAAGACTTTATTGTTCCCGAACTACAGCAGCGTAATTATCTGTTCGATTGGCAGTATGCTATCAACTATAATCTTACCAAATCATTACGTTTTAATTTCACGGCTTCAAACAACTTTATTGTTAAAAACTATTTTATTGAAGATGAAGAAGGAAATTTAATAATAAATAAAGACCTTGGGTTGTGGAGTGGCTTCTTTGATACAGGAGATCCTAACAGGCATGCACAAGAACTGCAGGTTAACTACGAATTGCCACTGGAAAAAATACCTTTTCTAAGTTTTATAAACGGAACCTATGCCTATACCAGTAATTTTGACTGGCAGCGAGGTAGTGATGTGTTAAACGATATTGCCGGCGAAAATTTAAATACAGTTCAAAACGCAGCTACACATAATCTTACTACTTCATTAACTATGGACAGGCTGTACAGTTACCTTGGTTTTGTTAAAAAAGGAAGTCAGAAAAACAAACGGTCACTACAACGGCCAAATCCTACTATGCCTGCAAGAACCGTAAAAACCGATAAAAATGCTAAATCTTCAAAAGATAATATAGGAATAAAGATTTATAATACTGCGGTTGATGTTTTTGGGATGATTAAAAGAATAAATGTAAGCTACACCAAAAACAGTGGTATAGTATTGCCGGGATATCTCAGATCTCCCGGGTTTATAGGTACTATAAAACCATCCCTTGGATTTGTATTTGGTAGTCAGGCCGATGTGCGTTATGAAGCGGCAAAAAAGGGATGGCTGACTACTTTTGATGAATTTAACCAACAATATACGCAAAGAGAAGCCACCCAGTTAAATATTTCGGCCAATGCACAGCCAATGAAAGATTTAACGATAGATTTTGTGGCCAACCGGCAATATTCTGAAAGTTATACCGAAAACTTTTCTGTTACAAATGGAGTGTATACACCTTTAACACCCAATACATATGGAGATTTCTCCATATCTGCATTTATGCTTAAAACAGCCTTTAAAAAGAGTGACGCCAATAATTCAGAGACTTTTGATGAATTTAGAAATAACCGTTTAACAATTGCTCAAAGGCTTGCAGGCGAACCTATTGATCCAAATGCAGATTTCCCGACAGGATATGGGGCTACCAATCAGGCAGTGCTGTTACCGGCTTTTGTTGCAGCTTATACAGGGCAGGATGCTGAAAATGTAAAACTGGGGGCTTTCAGGGATGTGCCAATTCCTAACTGGACAATAAAATACACAGGATTAATGAATATAGACTGGTTCCAAAAAAAATTCAGGCGTTTTTCATTAACCCATGGTTATCGTTCCAGCTACAGTATAAATTCTTTCAGAACTAATTTAACCAAGCTTCAGGCAGACGCGACTCCTACCACTACCGATGATTTTGATGATTCGGGAAATTACCTCAATGAAAATCTTTATTCAAATGTTACCTTGGTAGAACAATTCAATCCGTTACTTAAAGTAGATTTTGAAATGAAAAACTCAATTAATGTTCAGGCCGAGATAAAAAAAGATCGAGCACTTTCTATGAGTTTTGACAATAATTTATTAACCGAAGTAAACGGGAAAGAATATATTATCGGGTTAGGCTACCGGTTTAAGGATGTACGTATTACTACAAACATGGGAGGGAACAAAACCACATTAAAAGGTGATCTGAATTTAAAGGCCGATCTCTCTTTAAGAGATAATATAACCATTATTAGAAACCTCGATATTAATACCAATCAAATTACTTCAGGTCAAAATGTATGGACACTTAAATTTACAGCGGATTATGCATTAAATAAAAATCTTACCGCCCTGTTTTTCTATGACCATACATTTTCAGAATTTAAGGTTTCTACAGCTTTTCCACAAACTACTATCAGGTCCGGAATTACTTTAAGGTATAATTTTGGAAATTGA
- the ruvA gene encoding Holliday junction branch migration protein RuvA — MINHLNGRLVEKTPTDVIIECGGVGYFVNVSLHTFSKIPDSENVKLYTHLQIREDAHTLYGFAEKSEREIFRLLISVSGVGASTARTMLSSMTPAQIRDAIALNNVSAIQSIKGIGAKTAQRVILDLKDKVIKIYGIDEVSQPQDNTSKDEALSALEVLGFTRKQTEKLVDKILMSTPDLSVEGIIKEALKNL, encoded by the coding sequence ATGATAAATCATCTTAACGGAAGACTGGTTGAAAAAACTCCTACCGATGTAATAATTGAATGTGGAGGGGTAGGATATTTTGTGAATGTTTCACTCCATACTTTTTCAAAAATACCCGATAGCGAAAACGTAAAATTATATACACACCTGCAGATTAGGGAAGATGCCCATACTTTATATGGTTTCGCTGAAAAGTCAGAAAGAGAAATTTTCAGGTTGTTAATTTCCGTTTCCGGTGTTGGGGCAAGTACCGCGCGGACTATGCTGTCGTCCATGACCCCGGCACAAATAAGGGATGCTATTGCATTAAACAATGTTTCGGCAATTCAATCTATAAAAGGAATTGGTGCTAAAACAGCACAAAGGGTCATTTTGGATTTAAAGGATAAAGTGATTAAGATTTACGGTATTGATGAAGTTTCGCAGCCTCAGGACAATACAAGTAAAGATGAAGCGTTATCTGCATTAGAAGTATTAGGATTTACCAGAAAACAAACCGAAAAACTTGTAGATAAAATTTTAATGTCCACTCCCGATTTAAGTGTGGAAGGGATTATAAAAGAAGCGCTTAAAAATTTGTAA
- a CDS encoding NADP-dependent malic enzyme has product MSEQSRRREALDYHAKPQPGKIKIVPTKKYATQRDLALAYSPGVAEPCLEIEKNKENVYKYTTKGNLVAIISNGTAVLGLGDIGPEASKPVMEGKGLLFKIFADIDGIDIEVDTKDVDRFIDTVKAIAPTFGGINLEDIKAPEAFEIERRLKEELDIPVMHDDQHGTAIISAAALLNAVEIAGKKIEDVKIVVSGAGAAAVSCTRLYIALGASHENVVMLDSKGVIRKDREGLSAEKLEFATHRKIDTLEEAMKNADVFIGLSIANIVTPDMLRAMAKNAIVFAMANPDPEIAYDLAVSTRDDIIMATGRSDHPNQVNNVLGFPFIFRGALDVRATKINEEMKLAAVKALAELAREPVPEQVNIAYGETKLTFGKDYIIPKPFDPRLIHTIPPAVAQAAMDTGVAKKPVTDWESYEEELMDRLGSDNKLVRLLHDRARRNPKRIVFPEGEQLDVLKAAQYVNDEGIAKPILLGNKEIIKELMQEIGFEEDNIPIIDPKTDEHEEKKKRYTLQYWEARKRKGVTLYDAERKIRERNYFAAMMVNEGDADGLISGYSRAYPSVVRPMMELIGKANNVSKIATLNLMMTGRGPMFLADTSINIDPTARELAKIAQMTAVVANMFGIEPVIAMLSYANFGSSKDEKAAKVGEAVRYLHKFYPELKVDGELQSDFALNAELHQNKFPFSKLAGKKVNTLIFPNLDSANITYKLMKEMFKAESIGPIMLGMNKPVHILQLGASVEEIINMTAVAVVDAQEKEKAEKEI; this is encoded by the coding sequence ATGAGCGAACAAAGCAGAAGGCGGGAAGCATTAGATTATCATGCAAAGCCTCAACCAGGTAAAATTAAAATTGTTCCTACCAAAAAATACGCTACTCAACGCGATCTTGCACTTGCATACTCTCCTGGAGTAGCCGAACCTTGTCTGGAAATCGAAAAAAACAAAGAAAATGTTTATAAGTACACCACCAAAGGAAATTTAGTTGCAATAATATCAAATGGAACTGCAGTTTTAGGTTTGGGAGACATTGGTCCCGAAGCTTCAAAACCGGTGATGGAAGGTAAAGGGTTATTATTTAAAATTTTTGCCGATATAGATGGAATTGATATTGAAGTTGATACAAAAGACGTAGATAGGTTTATTGATACTGTAAAAGCGATTGCTCCTACATTTGGTGGCATAAATCTGGAAGACATAAAAGCTCCGGAAGCTTTTGAAATTGAACGCAGGTTGAAAGAAGAACTTGATATCCCGGTTATGCATGACGACCAGCATGGTACGGCCATCATATCGGCGGCGGCTTTATTAAATGCTGTTGAAATTGCCGGAAAAAAAATAGAAGATGTTAAAATAGTAGTGAGCGGGGCCGGAGCAGCAGCAGTTTCCTGTACAAGGCTTTATATTGCCCTGGGGGCTTCCCACGAAAATGTGGTGATGTTAGACAGCAAGGGGGTAATAAGAAAAGACAGGGAAGGTCTTTCTGCTGAAAAGCTGGAATTTGCGACTCACAGAAAAATTGACACATTGGAAGAGGCCATGAAGAATGCGGATGTTTTTATTGGTCTTTCCATTGCCAATATAGTTACACCCGATATGTTACGGGCCATGGCAAAAAACGCCATAGTGTTCGCTATGGCTAACCCCGATCCGGAAATTGCGTATGATCTGGCAGTTTCAACCAGAGACGATATTATCATGGCTACGGGAAGATCCGATCATCCTAATCAGGTTAATAATGTGCTTGGTTTCCCTTTTATATTCAGGGGAGCGCTGGATGTTCGTGCCACAAAAATCAATGAAGAAATGAAGTTGGCAGCAGTAAAAGCATTAGCAGAATTGGCCAGGGAACCGGTGCCGGAGCAGGTAAATATTGCCTATGGTGAAACAAAATTAACTTTTGGTAAAGACTATATAATACCAAAACCTTTTGACCCGAGGCTGATTCATACTATCCCGCCAGCTGTTGCCCAGGCAGCTATGGACACAGGGGTGGCCAAAAAACCGGTAACAGATTGGGAAAGCTATGAGGAAGAATTAATGGACCGTTTAGGCAGCGATAATAAACTGGTAAGGTTGCTGCACGACAGGGCAAGGCGAAACCCGAAACGAATAGTATTTCCGGAAGGCGAACAGCTTGATGTACTTAAAGCGGCTCAGTATGTGAATGATGAAGGCATAGCAAAACCAATTCTGTTGGGTAATAAAGAGATTATAAAAGAACTAATGCAGGAAATTGGTTTTGAAGAAGATAATATACCTATTATTGATCCTAAAACCGATGAGCATGAAGAAAAGAAAAAAAGATATACTCTTCAATACTGGGAAGCAAGAAAGCGTAAAGGAGTAACACTTTATGATGCCGAAAGAAAAATACGGGAGCGCAATTATTTTGCTGCCATGATGGTTAATGAAGGTGATGCTGATGGCCTTATTTCTGGTTATTCAAGAGCATATCCTTCTGTGGTCAGGCCTATGATGGAACTCATCGGAAAAGCTAATAATGTTTCAAAAATAGCAACACTCAATCTTATGATGACAGGAAGAGGTCCTATGTTCCTTGCCGATACCTCCATTAACATTGATCCAACTGCCCGTGAATTGGCAAAAATAGCCCAAATGACTGCAGTAGTTGCCAACATGTTTGGTATTGAACCGGTTATTGCAATGCTTTCATATGCCAATTTTGGTTCTTCAAAAGATGAAAAAGCAGCTAAAGTAGGAGAAGCGGTAAGATACTTACACAAATTTTATCCTGAACTTAAAGTAGATGGTGAATTGCAATCGGATTTTGCACTAAATGCCGAACTCCATCAAAATAAGTTTCCTTTTTCAAAACTGGCAGGGAAAAAAGTTAATACCCTTATTTTTCCTAACCTCGATTCTGCTAACATTACCTATAAACTCATGAAAGAAATGTTTAAGGCAGAATCTATAGGGCCCATTATGTTGGGTATGAACAAACCGGTGCATATACTTCAATTAGGAGCCAGTGTAGAAGAAATAATAAATATGACTGCAGTAGCTGTTGTTGATGCCCAGGAAAAAGAAAAAGCAGAGAAAGAAATTTAG